A genomic segment from Clostridium pasteurianum BC1 encodes:
- the zapA gene encoding cell division protein ZapA codes for MLKLKLDESKRVLNMSSVTVRVNNREYKLKGDEREEYLHTVATYVDKKIKNIMEKNSKLSTAEASILTALNLADDLFKAGYYNEELSDEIEKLKSNLKDANVKIEELKDELTKINEEKEQLLVKVEELKVNEDVIKRDKQIEELNRGMNLKNEEINSKEENNKKYLLEINRLKGDNKELKFKLQSSKYKVMDLENKYLESQVDLAKTKKEVIRNINKK; via the coding sequence ATGTTAAAATTAAAATTAGATGAATCTAAGAGGGTGTTAAACATGAGTTCTGTTACTGTAAGAGTTAATAATAGGGAATACAAATTAAAAGGTGACGAAAGAGAAGAATATTTACATACAGTTGCTACTTATGTGGATAAAAAAATTAAAAACATAATGGAAAAGAATTCAAAATTGAGTACGGCAGAAGCATCTATTTTAACAGCACTAAATTTAGCAGATGACTTGTTTAAAGCTGGATATTACAATGAGGAACTTTCCGATGAAATTGAGAAATTAAAAAGTAATTTAAAAGATGCCAATGTTAAAATAGAAGAACTTAAGGATGAACTTACAAAGATAAATGAAGAAAAAGAACAGCTTTTAGTTAAGGTAGAAGAACTTAAGGTAAATGAGGATGTAATAAAAAGGGACAAGCAAATAGAAGAATTAAATAGAGGAATGAACTTAAAAAATGAAGAGATAAATTCAAAAGAAGAGAATAATAAAAAGTATTTGCTTGAGATTAATCGTTTAAAAGGTGATAACAAAGAGCTTAAATTTAAGCTGCAATCTTCAAAGTATAAGGTTATGGATTTAGAAAATAAATATCTGGAGAGTCAGGTTGATTTGGCCAAGACGAAGAAGGAAGTTATAAGGAATATTAATAAGAAATAA